In [Phormidium] sp. ETS-05, the genomic window TTGTTTTGGCGCCCAGTTCACCGGATTATGTGGCATTTGTTCACCCTGGTAGTTGCTGCTGATTTGGATATTCATCATGCTAACCTCTTTTTTTGATCGCCCTTTTTTTAATATAACACGGGTTTAGGCAATATGCTAATTATGAATTAGGCACATTAAGCCAGCTTTTATTTTCATTTCATTTAAATCTTTCGTGAATTTTTTTAGACTATTTTTGTTCAATTATCACCCCATCATAACGGCGATTACATCATATCAATTACTCCTCCTGATTTGGTGTATAATTGAGTAATCATGGGGGTGGGTATTCTGGGAGGCTGGGGATACCTGGTTTCAAAAACTAGGGATGCTCCCGGATTTGATATAAATCATTATCAATTCCCGATCGTCTTACCAATTGGGTGATATTCCAGTTATTAGGAATAAAGGTAACTACAGCTTTTTCAACAGTGATATCAAGTCCTTTGCCATCGTTGGTGAATAGCCTCAGACGCCACAGGTTTCAACCTGTGGCTACATGAATCAAACCCCCGAGTGGGGGTGATTTTACAGGGATGGCTGTGGTCATATGGTGGGGTGACGTATCTGTAGGGATGTCACTATCGCTGCCGATCGCCCCTACATCCGCTGCATTCATCCCATTATAGCTGGCATCGGTCCTGGTGGCAGGCGCCACAATGCTCTTGTAATCACAATGCTCTTGTAATATTTGTTATTTGTTATTTGTTATTTATCGGTTTCAGTTGTTGTGGTGATGTTGGGGGCGTTGGGTTTGATGAGAGATGTGGGGTTGAGGAGAAATGTGGCGGCTTTTTGGCCGATCGCCTCGGATATGTGAATCTGCTTGAGCGTCACTAAGCCATCTTGGATAAAGGAGTCGCGAACGCGAGCGTTATCGCCGCTGTTGAAGGTGGTTTCATAAAAAACCTCGGTGATTCCTGCAGAAATGATTAATTTTAAGCAGGAGAGGCACGGTTCTAAGGTAACGTAGATGCTGGCGCCGGTGGTGGCGATGCCGTGTTTGGCGGCTTGGGCGATCGCGTTTGCCTCCGCATGCACCGCCCGGGATGGCATCACCTTACTAGCATCGCAACTACTCAAACCCGGATAGCAATATCCCTGCTCGGTGCAGTGGACCGAACCAGCGGGGGAACCGTTGTAACCAGTAGCCAAAACTTGTCTGTCTTTGACGATCGCCGCTCCCACGGGGAACGCCAGACAGGTCGATCGCATCGCCGCCAATTTCGCCAGCATCAGAAAATACTCATCCCAAGTCGGTCGGAGTGATATTTGAGCTTCTGGGGTAATATTCATTATTTTGTCCTTGGTTATTTGTCCCTTGTCACTTGTCCCTTGTCCCTTGTCCCTTGTCACTTGTCCCTTGTTCGCTTGTCCCTTGTCCCTTGTCACTTGTTCGCTTATATGAACAAACAAAGGACAAATGACAAAGGACAAATGACCAATGACCAATGACCAATGACCAATGACATTGTAAAATACAAAATACCTTAAATCCGCAAAATATGCAGCTCAAAATACATCTCTTGCACCCAGATGCGTCCCTCCCCACTTATGCCCATAGCACCGATTCCGGTATGGACTTATGCGCCATTGAAGCTACCATAATTCCTCCCGGAGAGCGGCAATT contains:
- a CDS encoding dCMP deaminase family protein — encoded protein: MNITPEAQISLRPTWDEYFLMLAKLAAMRSTCLAFPVGAAIVKDRQVLATGYNGSPAGSVHCTEQGYCYPGLSSCDASKVMPSRAVHAEANAIAQAAKHGIATTGASIYVTLEPCLSCLKLIISAGITEVFYETTFNSGDNARVRDSFIQDGLVTLKQIHISEAIGQKAATFLLNPTSLIKPNAPNITTTTETDK